From one Microbacterium sp. 10M-3C3 genomic stretch:
- a CDS encoding glycosyltransferase family 2 protein, with translation MNAPVITVIVPGFDVAPWADEALASLRAQSLTAWRAILVDDASTDETAAVFAAAAAADPRFTLVKHDVRRGLSAARNTGLDRVATPYLGFLDADDRFRPEALATLVGALEESGSDFAVGAYVRLRPDGAGGYTAGDVQPWVRAATDPARRATTLAAHPAASGNIVAWSKASRTDFWTRTGLRFPEGRLYEDQVVAQLMYTRARAFDVVPETVVEWRERADGSSITQHREQLAVLREYLAALRGGIDVLAAVDASAAVASRVALILAMDLPPLVQIARTHPDDAYRRALGAFVRDLRTLNTGAPTPPEVAIAELW, from the coding sequence GTGAACGCGCCCGTCATCACGGTCATCGTGCCCGGCTTCGACGTCGCGCCGTGGGCCGACGAGGCGCTCGCGTCGCTGCGCGCGCAGAGCCTGACGGCGTGGCGGGCGATCCTCGTCGACGACGCCTCGACGGACGAGACCGCCGCGGTCTTCGCCGCCGCGGCGGCCGCCGACCCGCGCTTCACGCTCGTGAAGCACGACGTGCGCCGCGGCCTCTCGGCTGCGCGCAACACGGGACTCGACCGGGTCGCCACGCCCTACCTCGGCTTCCTCGACGCCGACGACCGGTTCCGCCCCGAGGCTCTGGCGACCCTCGTCGGTGCGCTCGAGGAGTCCGGCAGCGACTTCGCCGTGGGCGCGTACGTGCGGCTGCGGCCCGACGGCGCCGGCGGATACACGGCAGGCGATGTGCAGCCGTGGGTGCGGGCGGCGACCGATCCGGCCCGGCGGGCGACGACGCTCGCGGCGCACCCCGCCGCATCCGGAAACATCGTGGCGTGGTCCAAGGCGAGCCGCACCGACTTCTGGACGCGGACGGGCCTGCGCTTCCCCGAGGGACGCCTGTACGAGGACCAGGTGGTCGCGCAGCTGATGTACACCCGCGCCCGCGCCTTCGACGTCGTGCCCGAGACCGTGGTGGAGTGGCGCGAGCGCGCCGACGGCTCGTCGATCACGCAGCATCGCGAGCAGCTCGCCGTGCTGCGCGAGTACCTCGCGGCCCTGCGCGGCGGGATCGACGTGCTCGCCGCTGTGGACGCCTCCGCCGCGGTCGCGTCGCGCGTCGCGCTCATCCTCGCGATGGACCTGCCGCCGCTCGTGCAGATCGCCCGCACGCACCCCGACGACGCGTACCGCCGCGCGCTCGGCGCGTTCGTGCGCGACCTGCGCACGCTCAACAC
- a CDS encoding cysteine desulfurase family protein — protein MLYLDSAATTPVRRDVLEAMMPYLTSEFGNASSHHTVGERAAAALADARTRVAALLGMRRGDVIFTSGGTEADNLAVKGIAIAAALQRGARHVVTTPIEHEAILESARYLSRVHGFAVELLPVGPTGRVDPGAVRAALRDDTAIVSVGYANNEIGTVQDVAGIAAVTAAAGVPLHLDAVQAAGWLPLAGTGADAIAIAGHKIGAPKGTGVLAVRGRIPLEPLLHGGGQERGRRSGTEDVAGAVGFATALELAEAERADAAARVGAIRDAFEAHVLRLVPSARATGDPQHRLPGTASFVFPGTSGEAILLELERRGVVSSSGSACAAGSDEPSHVLVAIGVDPAVAQTAVRFTLPRSLDTSLAPVARAVAEAVATVGSGG, from the coding sequence GTGCTGTACCTGGACTCGGCCGCCACCACGCCCGTGCGCCGCGACGTGCTCGAGGCGATGATGCCCTACCTCACGAGCGAGTTCGGCAACGCCTCGAGTCACCACACCGTCGGCGAGCGGGCCGCCGCGGCCCTCGCCGACGCCCGCACACGCGTGGCCGCGCTGCTCGGCATGCGACGGGGCGACGTGATCTTCACAAGCGGCGGCACCGAGGCCGACAACCTCGCCGTGAAGGGCATCGCGATCGCGGCGGCTCTCCAGCGGGGCGCGCGGCATGTGGTGACGACGCCGATCGAGCACGAGGCGATCCTCGAGTCCGCCCGCTACCTCTCCCGCGTGCACGGGTTCGCCGTCGAGCTCCTCCCGGTCGGGCCGACCGGACGGGTCGACCCGGGCGCGGTCCGCGCCGCGCTCCGGGACGACACCGCGATCGTGAGCGTCGGTTACGCCAACAACGAGATCGGTACGGTGCAGGACGTGGCCGGCATCGCCGCGGTGACCGCTGCCGCGGGTGTGCCGCTGCACCTCGACGCGGTGCAGGCGGCGGGCTGGCTGCCGCTGGCGGGCACCGGCGCCGACGCGATCGCGATCGCCGGGCACAAGATCGGCGCACCCAAGGGCACCGGCGTGCTCGCGGTCCGCGGCCGCATCCCCCTCGAGCCGCTCCTTCACGGCGGCGGCCAGGAGCGCGGACGCCGCTCGGGCACCGAAGACGTCGCCGGCGCCGTCGGGTTCGCGACGGCGCTCGAGCTCGCCGAGGCGGAGCGGGCGGATGCGGCGGCCCGCGTGGGCGCGATCCGCGACGCGTTCGAGGCCCACGTGCTGCGTCTCGTGCCGTCCGCCCGCGCGACCGGCGATCCGCAGCACCGCCTCCCCGGCACGGCGAGCTTCGTCTTTCCCGGGACCAGCGGCGAGGCGATCCTGCTCGAGCTCGAACGGCGGGGCGTCGTCTCTTCGAGCGGGTCGGCGTGCGCCGCCGGGAGCGACGAGCCGTCACACGTGCTCGTCGCGATCGGCGTCGACCCGGCGGTCGCGCAGACGGCGGTGCGCTTCACGCTGCCGCGGTCGCTCGACACGTCCCTCGCGCCCGTCGCGCGCGCGGTAGCGGAGGCGGTGGCGACCGTAGGATCGGGCGGGTGA
- the nadC gene encoding carboxylating nicotinate-nucleotide diphosphorylase: MLTRAELERVVAAALVEDAPWGDITSEALIPETAMASAELVAREPGVFSGGDVFATAFALTDPRCEVDLHVADGERFTRGTALATVIGPARAVLTAERVGLNFAQRMSGISTLTAAYVAEVVHTGARVADTRKTTPGLRAFERHAVRMGGGHNHRFSLSDAVMAKDNHLAVLLQSGVSVTAALEGAIARLPHTTHVEVEVDRLDQIDAVLAAGVGTIMLDNFSLDDLRTGVARIAGRAIVEASGGVDLDTVRAIAETGVDVISVGALTHSARALDLGLDIRIAVD, translated from the coding sequence ATGCTGACGCGCGCGGAGCTCGAGCGGGTCGTCGCCGCCGCGCTCGTCGAAGACGCGCCGTGGGGCGACATCACGAGCGAGGCGCTCATCCCGGAGACCGCGATGGCCTCGGCCGAGCTCGTCGCCCGCGAGCCGGGCGTGTTCAGCGGCGGCGACGTGTTCGCGACGGCGTTCGCGCTGACCGACCCTCGGTGCGAGGTCGACCTCCACGTCGCCGACGGCGAGCGCTTCACGCGCGGCACGGCGCTCGCGACCGTCATCGGACCCGCGCGCGCCGTGCTCACCGCCGAGCGTGTCGGCCTCAACTTCGCCCAGCGGATGTCGGGCATCTCGACCCTCACCGCCGCCTACGTCGCCGAGGTCGTGCACACCGGCGCCCGCGTCGCCGACACCCGCAAGACGACCCCGGGGCTGCGCGCCTTCGAGCGTCACGCGGTGCGCATGGGCGGCGGGCACAACCACCGCTTCTCACTCTCGGACGCGGTGATGGCGAAGGACAACCACCTCGCGGTCCTGCTGCAGAGCGGGGTGTCGGTGACCGCCGCGCTCGAGGGCGCGATCGCCCGCCTGCCGCACACGACGCACGTCGAGGTCGAAGTGGACCGGCTGGATCAGATCGACGCGGTGCTCGCCGCCGGTGTCGGCACGATCATGCTCGACAACTTCTCTCTCGACGACCTGCGCACGGGCGTGGCCCGCATCGCCGGCCGCGCCATCGTCGAGGCATCCGGCGGCGTCGACCTCGACACGGTGCGAGCGATCGCGGAGACCGGCGTCGACGTCATCTCCGTCGGCGCGCTCACGCACTCGGCGCGGGCCCTCGACCTCGGTCTCGACATCCGCATCGCCGTGGACTGA
- the nadB gene encoding L-aspartate oxidase produces the protein MSAPRVVVVGSGIAGLVAALHAHESGCAVTIVTKNALAQSNTRYAQGGVAAALGEDDRVEDHVRDTLSAAGGLADEEAVRVLATEGPGRIRELIARGVRFDRDAHGELRRGREAAHSAARVLHAGGDATGAEIERALVDDVRAAGIPVIEHAFLDDVVLEGGRAAGVAVRDATGARRLAADAVVLATGGAGQLYAHTTNPEVATGDGIAAALRAGAHVADLEFVQFHPTVLTLPSGAFLVSEAVRGDGAVLIDDEGRRFAFDAHPDGELAPRDVVARAIARRMRAQDGHPVRLDATALGAEFLAARFPTIDGMIRAAGWDWAREPVPVTPAAHYLMGGVMTDLHGRTSVPGLYAVGEVARTGVHGANRLASNSLLEGAVFGARAGDAIVADASSGAWPRPDDAAFADAAAPLTAPGPSGPAADAAGAPPFSRAALQRLMWEDAGLERTAEGLAHAARILAAWHEAGLPTATVAGAEDADLVLVARAVVAAALARTASVGAHYRADTDAAASAPAATIAEAVAC, from the coding sequence ATGAGCGCGCCCCGCGTTGTGGTCGTCGGCAGCGGCATCGCGGGCCTGGTCGCCGCCCTGCACGCGCACGAGAGCGGGTGCGCCGTCACGATCGTGACGAAGAACGCGCTCGCGCAGTCCAACACGCGCTACGCGCAGGGCGGCGTGGCGGCGGCCCTCGGCGAGGACGACCGCGTCGAGGATCACGTGCGCGACACGCTCTCGGCCGCGGGGGGCCTGGCCGACGAGGAGGCCGTGCGCGTGCTCGCGACCGAGGGCCCGGGCCGCATCCGGGAGCTCATCGCCCGCGGCGTGCGCTTCGACCGCGACGCGCACGGCGAGCTGCGTCGCGGCCGCGAGGCCGCGCACTCCGCCGCCCGCGTCCTGCACGCCGGCGGCGACGCCACCGGCGCGGAGATCGAGCGGGCGCTCGTGGACGACGTGCGCGCCGCCGGCATCCCGGTGATCGAGCACGCCTTCCTCGACGACGTGGTGCTCGAGGGCGGACGCGCGGCCGGCGTCGCGGTCCGCGATGCGACGGGCGCCCGCCGCCTCGCCGCCGACGCCGTCGTGCTCGCCACCGGCGGCGCGGGGCAGCTGTACGCCCACACGACCAACCCCGAGGTCGCCACCGGCGACGGCATCGCCGCGGCGCTGCGCGCGGGCGCGCACGTCGCCGACCTGGAGTTCGTGCAGTTCCACCCGACGGTGCTGACGCTGCCATCCGGGGCGTTCCTCGTCTCGGAGGCCGTCCGCGGCGACGGCGCCGTCCTCATCGACGACGAGGGCCGCCGCTTCGCGTTCGACGCGCACCCCGACGGCGAGCTGGCGCCCCGCGACGTCGTGGCCCGCGCCATCGCGCGGCGCATGCGCGCGCAGGACGGCCACCCGGTGCGGCTGGACGCGACGGCGCTCGGCGCGGAGTTCCTCGCCGCCCGCTTCCCCACGATCGACGGCATGATCCGCGCCGCCGGATGGGACTGGGCGCGCGAGCCCGTGCCGGTGACCCCGGCCGCCCACTACCTCATGGGCGGGGTGATGACCGACCTGCACGGCCGCACGAGCGTCCCCGGCCTGTACGCGGTGGGCGAGGTCGCGCGCACGGGTGTCCACGGCGCCAACCGGCTCGCCTCGAACTCGCTCCTGGAGGGTGCCGTCTTCGGCGCCCGTGCGGGCGACGCGATCGTCGCCGACGCGAGCTCCGGAGCGTGGCCCCGCCCCGATGACGCCGCCTTCGCGGATGCAGCCGCGCCGCTGACCGCACCTGGGCCGTCGGGACCGGCCGCGGATGCGGCGGGCGCGCCGCCGTTCTCCCGCGCCGCGCTCCAGCGACTGATGTGGGAGGACGCCGGACTCGAGCGGACGGCGGAGGGGCTCGCGCACGCGGCCCGGATCCTCGCCGCATGGCACGAGGCCGGTCTTCCCACCGCGACGGTCGCCGGGGCCGAGGACGCCGACCTCGTGCTCGTCGCCCGCGCCGTCGTCGCCGCCGCGCTGGCCCGCACCGCGTCGGTCGGCGCGCACTACCGCGCCGACACCGACGCCGCCGCATCCGCCCCTGCCGCGACGATCGCGGAGGCGGTCGCATGCTGA
- the nadA gene encoding quinolinate synthase NadA: MPATRITLAPRPADHPPLDPSVDHEIQAIVSGASTSATCTTDLAVGPWDFDTRPGYGPGASMGDVIPASAPRQGALPAEYREASDDELDARIRAAKATLGDRVVVLGHFYQREEVVRHADYVGDSFQLANAAKSRPEAEAIVFCGVHFMAETADLLSRPEQAVILPNLAAGCSMADMADIDQVEECWEQLEDVLGDLGAVDADGRVPVIPVTYMNSSAALKGFVGRHGGIVCTSSNARTVLEWAFERGRRVLFFPDQHLGRNTAKAMGVPLAQMPMWNPRAPLGGNDAQTLEDSRVILWHGFCSVHRRFSVDQIDKARAEHPGVRVIVHPECPMDVVDAADESGSTDYIRTAIAAATEPTTFAIGTEVNLVQRLAAQYRQHEIFCLDPVVCPCSTMYRIHPGYLAWVLEELVAGRVVNRITVPESVSVPATVALERMLAAKPPVAPVESAS; the protein is encoded by the coding sequence ATGCCCGCCACCCGCATCACCCTCGCGCCGCGCCCCGCCGACCACCCTCCGCTGGATCCGTCGGTCGACCACGAGATCCAGGCGATCGTCTCGGGCGCCTCCACGTCCGCCACGTGCACGACCGACCTGGCCGTGGGCCCGTGGGACTTCGACACGCGACCGGGCTACGGCCCGGGCGCATCCATGGGAGACGTCATCCCCGCGAGCGCGCCGCGTCAGGGAGCGCTCCCCGCCGAATACCGCGAGGCCTCAGACGACGAGCTCGACGCCCGCATCCGCGCCGCCAAGGCGACACTCGGCGACCGCGTCGTCGTGCTCGGCCACTTCTACCAGCGCGAAGAGGTCGTGCGGCACGCCGACTACGTGGGCGACTCGTTCCAGCTCGCCAACGCCGCGAAGAGCCGGCCGGAGGCCGAGGCGATCGTCTTCTGCGGCGTGCACTTCATGGCCGAGACCGCCGATCTCCTCTCCCGTCCCGAGCAGGCCGTGATCCTCCCGAATCTCGCTGCGGGGTGCTCGATGGCCGACATGGCCGACATCGACCAGGTCGAGGAGTGCTGGGAGCAGCTGGAGGACGTGCTCGGCGACCTGGGCGCGGTCGACGCGGACGGCCGCGTGCCCGTCATCCCGGTGACCTACATGAACTCGTCGGCGGCGCTCAAGGGCTTCGTCGGCCGCCACGGCGGCATCGTGTGCACGTCGTCGAACGCGCGCACGGTGCTCGAGTGGGCGTTCGAGCGCGGGCGCCGCGTGCTGTTCTTCCCCGACCAGCACCTCGGCCGCAACACCGCCAAGGCCATGGGCGTGCCGCTCGCGCAGATGCCGATGTGGAACCCCCGCGCGCCCCTCGGCGGCAATGACGCGCAGACGCTCGAAGACAGCCGCGTCATCCTGTGGCACGGCTTCTGCTCGGTGCACCGCCGGTTCTCCGTCGACCAGATCGACAAGGCGCGAGCCGAGCACCCGGGCGTGCGGGTCATCGTGCACCCCGAATGCCCCATGGATGTCGTCGACGCCGCCGACGAGTCGGGCTCGACCGACTACATCCGGACGGCGATCGCCGCGGCCACCGAGCCGACGACCTTCGCGATCGGCACTGAGGTCAACCTCGTGCAGCGCCTCGCGGCGCAGTATCGGCAGCACGAGATCTTCTGCCTCGACCCGGTGGTGTGCCCGTGCTCGACGATGTACCGCATTCACCCGGGCTACCTCGCGTGGGTGCTCGAGGAGCTCGTCGCCGGGCGCGTCGTCAATCGCATCACCGTTCCCGAGAGCGTCTCGGTGCCCGCGACGGTCGCGCTCGAGCGGATGCTTGCGGCCAAGCCGCCGGTCGCCCCCGTGGAGAGCGCGTCATGA
- a CDS encoding NUDIX domain-containing protein has protein sequence MTRSDARIAVSTVIFSLRRDRPDDRARVVLPLVRRTRDPFADLWALPGGWLDPAEELEAAASRTLAETTGLAPSYLEQLYAFGAVDRSPTRVVSIVYWALLRADDVDAQVAAHARADDAPENVRWFDAAVLPRLAFDHNEIVDYALWRLRNKVGYSRIAHGLLPEAFTLAELREVYEAILDRRLDPANFRRQVESSDTLIPTDRFRTGSHRPARLYRYNRAVELADRGPLRSAPLPAALS, from the coding sequence ATGACACGAAGCGACGCCCGCATCGCCGTCTCGACGGTGATCTTCAGCCTGCGACGCGATCGGCCCGACGACCGCGCCCGCGTCGTCCTCCCGCTCGTCCGCCGCACGCGCGACCCGTTCGCCGACCTGTGGGCACTGCCGGGCGGCTGGCTCGACCCCGCCGAAGAGCTCGAGGCCGCCGCATCCCGCACCCTCGCCGAGACCACGGGCCTGGCGCCGAGCTATCTCGAGCAGCTCTACGCGTTCGGAGCGGTCGACCGCTCCCCCACCCGCGTCGTGTCGATCGTGTACTGGGCGCTGCTGCGCGCCGACGATGTCGACGCCCAGGTGGCCGCGCACGCACGCGCCGACGACGCCCCCGAGAACGTGCGATGGTTCGACGCCGCCGTACTCCCGCGGCTCGCCTTCGACCACAACGAGATCGTCGACTACGCCCTGTGGCGGCTGCGCAACAAGGTCGGCTACAGCCGCATCGCGCATGGGCTGCTCCCCGAGGCATTTACCCTCGCGGAGCTGCGCGAGGTGTACGAGGCGATTCTCGACCGGCGCCTGGACCCGGCGAACTTCCGCCGCCAGGTGGAGAGCTCCGACACGCTCATCCCCACCGACCGCTTCCGCACCGGAAGCCACCGTCCCGCGCGGCTGTACCGCTACAACCGCGCCGTCGAACTCGCCGATCGCGGCCCGCTGCGCTCGGCTCCTCTCCCGGCAGCCCTCTCCTGA
- a CDS encoding MarP family serine protease — protein sequence MLLVDVVLVILLVFAVIVGVQRGLLASLGLFAGLAVGAVAAYWVMPLVGLWVPSAAWRTPAVAASGVILVLLGAGIGSAVGRALRRGADRIRLRVPERLLGGVVSLVAAVLAVSFVGGALISTGTPVVSSALASSTVLRAIDNATPAGLRSAMAELRGTVLGEGLPTLGRLLEPSVTPSTPQVSLDDPALTRAAQSVAKISGVAYACGITATGSGFAVAPDLVVTNAHVVAGVTEPIVELPGRPARDGRVVYFDPTDDIAVVAADGLDAEPLAVAPTLPVGAAAVVQGYPHGGPFTSGAAQVLSVGTVGVPDIYDDATAPREIYALAATVQPGNSGGPLLTPDGQVAGIVFARADDGDDVGYAMTPAELQPVLDQTGALGPAVSSGDCTR from the coding sequence ATGCTGCTGGTCGACGTCGTGCTGGTGATCCTGCTCGTCTTCGCCGTCATCGTCGGCGTGCAGCGGGGACTGCTCGCGAGCCTCGGGCTGTTCGCCGGGCTCGCCGTCGGCGCCGTCGCCGCGTACTGGGTGATGCCGCTCGTGGGACTGTGGGTGCCGTCGGCGGCGTGGCGCACTCCCGCGGTCGCCGCATCCGGGGTGATCCTCGTGCTGCTGGGTGCCGGCATCGGATCGGCGGTCGGACGCGCTCTCCGCCGCGGCGCCGACCGCATCAGGCTGCGCGTGCCCGAACGCCTGCTCGGCGGCGTGGTGAGCCTCGTCGCCGCGGTGCTCGCGGTGTCGTTCGTCGGCGGGGCCCTCATCAGCACGGGCACGCCCGTCGTCTCCAGTGCGCTGGCGTCCTCGACCGTGCTGCGCGCGATCGACAACGCCACACCGGCCGGGCTGCGCTCGGCGATGGCGGAGCTGCGCGGCACGGTGCTCGGCGAAGGGCTGCCGACCCTCGGACGGCTGCTCGAGCCCTCGGTGACGCCGTCGACGCCGCAGGTCTCGCTCGACGATCCTGCCCTCACGCGCGCGGCCCAGTCGGTCGCCAAGATCAGCGGGGTCGCCTACGCCTGCGGCATCACCGCGACGGGATCGGGCTTCGCGGTCGCGCCGGATCTCGTCGTCACGAACGCCCACGTCGTCGCGGGCGTCACGGAGCCCATCGTGGAGCTGCCCGGCCGGCCGGCGCGCGACGGTCGCGTGGTCTACTTCGACCCGACCGACGACATCGCCGTCGTGGCCGCCGACGGCCTCGACGCCGAACCGCTCGCCGTCGCCCCGACGCTGCCGGTCGGTGCCGCCGCCGTCGTGCAGGGATATCCGCACGGCGGTCCGTTCACCTCCGGCGCCGCGCAGGTGCTCTCGGTCGGCACTGTCGGCGTGCCCGACATCTACGACGACGCGACCGCGCCGCGGGAGATCTACGCGCTCGCCGCGACCGTGCAGCCCGGCAACTCCGGTGGTCCGCTCCTCACGCCCGACGGACAGGTCGCCGGCATCGTCTTCGCCCGCGCGGACGACGGCGACGACGTGGGGTACGCGATGACCCCGGCCGAGCTGCAGCCCGTCCTCGATCAGACAGGCGCTCTCGGCCCCGCAGTGTCGTCGGGCGACTGCACGCGCTGA
- the gcvT gene encoding glycine cleavage system aminomethyltransferase GcvT translates to MTDPRPSPLHERHAALGAAFTDFGGWLMPVRYSSDLAEHHAVRTAAGLFDISHMAEIWVHDGDAAGFLDYALAGTASAMPVGKAKYSLVLAADGGIVDDVIVYRTGEQYFLVVANAGNRAAVVDAFAERAEAWRATERDRMSAHEGASGYLLGGSVPRIEDVTDQTALIAVQGPRAEEIVRATAGLAVEDLDGLGYYAWRQGEFDGAWLFVARTGYTGEDGFELLAPVDAAAGLWDALLTAGEPHGLVPAGLAARDTLRLEAGMPLYGHELGREIRPAQAGLGRVVATGKTAFVGKDALDAAASDPAASDRPVLVGLVAEGRRAGRAGYAVLDADETVGTVTSGALSPTLGHPIAMAYVAPRVAAEGTVLAIDVRGTRIPATVTALPFYRRKK, encoded by the coding sequence ATGACCGACCCCCGTCCCTCGCCGCTCCACGAGCGGCACGCCGCCCTCGGCGCGGCCTTCACCGACTTCGGCGGCTGGCTCATGCCGGTGCGCTACTCGTCCGACCTCGCCGAGCACCACGCCGTGCGCACAGCCGCGGGCCTGTTCGACATCTCCCACATGGCGGAGATCTGGGTCCATGACGGGGACGCTGCGGGCTTCCTCGACTACGCCCTGGCCGGCACGGCGTCGGCGATGCCGGTCGGCAAGGCGAAGTACTCGCTCGTCCTGGCCGCGGACGGCGGCATCGTCGACGACGTGATCGTCTACCGCACCGGCGAGCAGTACTTCCTCGTCGTCGCGAACGCGGGCAACCGTGCCGCGGTCGTCGACGCGTTCGCGGAGCGCGCCGAGGCGTGGCGCGCCACCGAGCGGGACCGGATGTCCGCGCACGAAGGTGCATCCGGGTACCTGCTCGGCGGATCGGTGCCGCGCATCGAGGACGTCACCGACCAGACGGCACTCATCGCCGTGCAGGGCCCGCGCGCCGAGGAGATCGTCCGCGCCACGGCGGGCCTGGCCGTCGAGGACCTCGACGGCCTCGGCTACTACGCGTGGCGGCAGGGGGAGTTCGACGGTGCCTGGCTCTTCGTCGCGCGCACCGGCTACACCGGCGAGGACGGCTTCGAGCTCCTGGCGCCGGTCGACGCGGCCGCGGGCCTGTGGGACGCCCTGCTCACCGCGGGGGAGCCGCACGGCCTCGTCCCGGCCGGTCTCGCCGCGCGCGACACGCTGCGGCTGGAGGCGGGCATGCCGCTGTACGGCCACGAGCTCGGCCGCGAGATCCGCCCCGCCCAGGCCGGCCTTGGACGGGTCGTCGCGACCGGGAAGACCGCCTTCGTCGGCAAGGACGCACTCGACGCCGCCGCATCCGACCCCGCGGCATCCGACCGGCCCGTGCTGGTCGGGCTCGTCGCCGAGGGACGCCGCGCCGGCCGCGCCGGCTACGCCGTGCTCGACGCCGACGAGACCGTGGGAACCGTCACGAGCGGCGCCCTCAGCCCCACCCTCGGCCACCCGATCGCGATGGCCTACGTCGCGCCGCGCGTCGCCGCCGAGGGGACCGTGCTCGCCATCGACGTGCGCGGAACGCGCATCCCCGCCACCGTGACCGCCCTGCCCTTCTACCGGAGGAAGAAATGA
- the gcvH gene encoding glycine cleavage system protein GcvH, whose amino-acid sequence MTDRDALKYTAEHEWIAVDGDIATVGITDYAADKLGDVVYVDLPTVGATVTAATVVGEIESTKSVGELFAPLDGEVVEANDAVVDDPSLVNSDPYGDGWLVRIRVSGDTGDLLDRAAYDTLIGGDA is encoded by the coding sequence ATGACCGACCGCGACGCCCTCAAGTACACCGCCGAGCACGAGTGGATCGCCGTCGACGGCGACATCGCCACCGTGGGCATCACCGACTACGCCGCCGACAAGCTCGGCGACGTGGTCTACGTCGACCTGCCGACCGTCGGCGCGACGGTCACCGCGGCGACCGTCGTCGGCGAGATCGAGTCGACGAAGTCGGTCGGCGAGCTCTTCGCGCCGCTGGACGGCGAGGTCGTCGAGGCGAACGACGCCGTGGTCGACGACCCGTCGCTCGTCAACTCCGACCCCTACGGCGACGGCTGGCTCGTCCGCATCCGCGTCTCCGGCGACACCGGCGACCTTCTCGACCGCGCCGCATACGACACCCTCATCGGCGGCGACGCATGA